The Desulfovibrio fairfieldensis sequence CCAAGGAAGCTCCCAGCAAATTCGAGGCCTTGAAGCGTTTCAGTCAGGTGCTTGATCTGGTGGAGCGTTATTATGTGAAGGATGTGACCCAGAACGACCTGATCAACGGGGCCGTCAAGGGCTTGCTGCAGGGGCTCGACCCGCACTCCACCTTCATGAATGCCGAAGAATACAAGGAAATGCAGGAAACCACCTCCGGCGAATTCTACGGGGTGGGCATTGAAATTTCCATGGAAAACGGCCAGGTTGTGGTGGTCACGCCCATTGAGGACACCCCGGCTTTCCGCGCCGGTCTTCAGTCCGGCGACGTGATCCTGTCCATCAACGGCCAGGCCACGCAGGAACTTTCGCTGCAGGAAGTGGTGTCGCGCATCCGCGGGGCCAAAGGCACGGAAGTGGAGCTGGCCATTCTGCACAGCGACGCCAAGACGCCGCAGACCGTGCGCATCGTGCGCGACGCCATCCCCCTGATCAGCGTCAAGTCCAAAAAGCTGGAAGACGGTTACTACTGGGTGCGCCTGACCCGTTTCTCCGAACGCACCACCGAGGAACTCAAGGACGCGCTCAAGGATGCGGCCAAGGAAAGCAAGGCCACGGGCGGGCTCAAGGGCATTGTGCTGGATCTGCGTAACAATCCCGGTGGGTTGCTGGACCAGGCGGTCAGCGTGTCCGACACTTTCCTGGACAAGGGCGTGATCGTTTCCATCAAGGGCCGCCGGGACAGCACGGACCGCGTTTATGAGGCCAAAAAGCAGGCCGACGACGTGCGCGTGCCCATGGTGGTGCTGGTCAACGCCGGTTCTGCCTCGGCCTCGGAAATCGTGGCCGGTGCGCTGCGCGACCAGAAGCGCGCCCTGATTCTGGGCGAACGCTCCTTCGGCAAGGGTTCGGTGCAGAACATCATTCCCCTGTCCGACGGGTCCGGCCTCAAGCTCACGGTAGCCCTGTATTACACGCCCAACGGCAGCTCCATCCAGGCCGAGGGCATCGTGCCCGACCTGGAAGTGGTCTTCGAGCCGCCGCGCACCGATGACAAGGACAATCCGCGTTTTCTCCTGCGCGAACAGGATCTCAACCGCCATCTGGAAAACGGCAAGGACAAGAAGGGCGGCCAAAGCAAGGTCAAAAAAGACGAAGGCAAGGAGCAGCTGGCCCGTGACAACCAGTTGCGCATGGCCCTCCAGGTCGTGAAGAGTCTGCCCAAGATGCGGGAGATCAGAAACTAGGGCGCGTGGCCCGATCCCCTTGCCGGGGCGGGTTCCGCGAGACGGCATACGTTCAGCGTGCAAAATAAAGGAACAGATACCGGCCCCCTGACCGGACCCCACGGGTCCGGCGGGGGGCTGCGCGCTTCCACTCGCCTGGGCTTGGGTGGTCTGGCCTGGCTGCTGTGCTCCCTGGCCTTTTCGCTCTGGCTGGGCAACGGGTCCATGTCGCCGGGGAATTTTTCCGGTTCCGCCGGTCGCGCGCTGTCGCTCCAGCAAACCGGCGGAGGACGGGACGCGACCGAGGAGCCTGAGGCGCGGGCCGAGCGAATGATACTGGCCCGCCTGGATGCTCTGGTTATCCAGACGCTGCCCCTGGCCCTGCCGCTCGCCCGCTGGCAGCGCGAAGAAGGGCTGCCCGTGGAGGACGAAGGAGCGGCTGCCCGTGCTTACCGGGTTACAGGGTCTTGCGCGCCGCTGCGCCTGGGTGTGGCCCTGTTGGAAAAGTTGCGCTCCGCCGCTGATCCGGATTTTCCTCATCTTTCCGCCGTTGACCCGGAGCGTTTCCGCCCGCGCCTTGCCTGGACGGACCAAGGCGCGCTGGAAATTCGCCTGAACGGGCGGCCGACGCACCGTTTTCATTTTCCCGGCAAGGAACGGGCTCTGGCGGATCTGGCCCGCCCCCTGCCTCAGGCCGCCCTGATTCTGGTCATTGATGACCTGGGGCAGAGCCTGGAGCCCGCCGAGGATCTGGCCGCCTTGCCCTTTCCCGTGGCATTGGCCGTCTGGCCGCACGCGCCCAGGGCGGGCGCGACGGCCGACCTAGCCGGACAGATGGGCCTGGATTGCCTGGTGCATCTGCCCATGGAGCCTCAGCCCCGCGCCGACGGCTTCCGTCCCAGGCCGGGTCCGGGCGCGCTGTTCGCGGATATGAGCCAGCACGCCCTGGCCTCCGTGCTGGAACCGGATCTGGCGGCACTGCCCACGGCACTGGGGCTGAACAACCATATGGGTTCCCGTTTTACGGGCAGCGCCGCCGCCTGCCGCCTGCTCAGCGCGCAACTGGCCGGGCGCGGTTTCTTTGTGCTGGACAGTCTGACCCAGCCCCATTCCCGGCTGGCGGAGGAAGCCCGTGCCGCCGGGCTGGTCAGCGTGGCCCGTGCTGTTTTTCTGGATACGCGCCGGGATGTTTCCGCCGTACTGGCCGCCTTGGACGCGGCGGCGGCCAAAGCCCGCAGTGCCGGTTTCGCCGTCGCCATCGGCCATCCGTACGCGGAAACTCTGAGCGCTTTGCGCCGCTGGCAGGACAAGGCAGGTGTGGCCGTGGTGCCTCTGCGCCGTCTGGTCTGGTACCTGGCGCAACTTCAGGCGCGGGACGGAGCGCGCGGCGGCAAGCGTTGATTTTTTACGAACACGGCTTCAGACAAATCCTTGCCGCGAAATGCGGGTAGGCGGGCTTTGCTCGTCGTAAGTGAACATTTCAAGTGTTAAACTCTAAGGAGCGGACATGCTGCAAACCACTCTTGCCATCATCAAGCCGGACGCCGTGGCGCGCGGCCTTGCCGGGGAAATTCTGGCCGCCGTGGAAGCTGAGGGCCTTCGCCCCGTGGCTTTGAAAATGCTGCGGTTGAGCAAGGCCCAGGCCCAGGGCTTTTATGCCGTGCACAAAGAGCGCCCCTTTTTTGACAGCCTTATGGACTATATGTCTTCCGGACCGGTGGTCTGCGCGGCCTTGCGCGGCGAGGACGCGGTGGCCCGCTACCGGGCGCTGATGGGCGCCACGAATCCGACCCAGGCCGAGCCCGGCACCCTGCGCCGCAAATATGGGCAGAACCTTGAAGCCAACGCCGTGCACGGTTCCGACTGCCCGGAGAACGCCGCTGTTGAGCTTGCATATTTCTTCAATGCCTTGGAAATGACGGAGTAACGTATGAGCAGAACAATCGGCTGCATTGGCTGCGGCAATATGGGCGGGGCCATTCTGGCCGGTTTCGCGGACAGGCTGGGGGACAAGGGCTATAGCTTCTGCGGCTATAACCGCACGCCGGAACGCATGCGCCCCTTGGCGGACAAGGGCGTGCGGGTCATGCCCGACGTTCTGGAAACCGCGCGCAAATCCGATGTGCTGTTGCTGGCGGTCAAGCCATACCAGGTGGCTGCCGTGCTGGAGGAAATGCGTCCGGCCCTCGACGGCGGCAAGGTACTGGTTTCCGTGGCGGCGGGCGTGAGCCTGAAGAGCCTGCGCGAGGCCGTGGGCGGGCAGTGCCCGGTGGTCCGCTGCATGCCCAATACCCCGGCGCTGGTGGGGGAGGGGGTTTTTGCCCTCTGCTTTGAGGACCCGGCGCTGGACCGGGAAGGCAAACTCGAATTACTGGAACTTTTCGGGGTTCTGGGCCTTTGCCTGGAAATGCCCGAAGCACGCTTTACCGCCTTTTCCGCGCTGATCGGCGCGGGCCCGGCCTATGTTTTCGAAATGATGCAGGGCCTGGTGCAGGCCGGGGTGACCCTGGGCTTTCAGCACAAGGAGGCCAAGCGCATGGTGGCCGCCCTGTTTGTGGGTTCGGCGCGCATGGCCGAGCAGAGCCCCGCGCCGCTGATGCAGTTGCGTGACGAAGTCTGTTCGCCCGGCGGCCTGACCATCGCCGGGGTCAATCACCTGGATCGCGTGGGCCTGCTGGGCCAATTGGTGGACGCCGTGCTGGCGGCCGATGCGCGGGGCCGGGAGATGGAAAGCTGAATCTGTGAGCCCTGGCGTTTGCTCGGACCGTCAACTCCGCCGAGGGAATCTGAGTAGTCAGATTCCCTCCTGTTTTTTTCAACCTTCCTCCACCTCGCCGCCGGTGCGCGCTTCGCCTTGTCCCCTGTATTCCCTGGCGGATTGCGCCAGACGTCGCAACAGCGCCTGTAACGTCTGTTTTTCCTCTTCGGAAAACATGCTGGTGGTGGCGGCATCCCATTCCGCAACGACTTTCATGATATGCGGATATGCCTCATAGGCACGCTGCGTCGGATGCACGGTGGTCGTGCGCTTGTCTTGCGGATTGCTTTCCCGGCGGATGAAGCCTGCCTCCTCCAGTTGCGCCAGCACCCGCGTCACGTTGCTCTTGTTGATGCCGATACGCTCGGGCAGCTTGTCCTGCGTGATGCCCGGCTCTCTGCACAGCACGGCAATGAAGAGATATTGACTGGTGTTGATGCCGTATGGCGCGAGGGCCTTGGCGAGATACATGTAGTAATAGCGGTTGGCCAGGGTGATCCATTTGCAGGTCAGTTCCAAAGTACGCTCCCGGAGCATTTAACACTTGAAATGTTCGGTTACGGCGGGCAAAGCCCGCCTGTTCGCATTTCGCGGCAAGGGTTTGTCCGCAAGGAGTTGCGGATGAATCCTTGGCGGGTGTCGTCACGTCATGAGTGTCTTCTCGGTCATCTCTACGTCGAACATCGCCTTTTATTCCGGTCGCGCTGGCTGTTCACAGCTCTGCTGTGTTACGGATAGCGACAGTGATTTCGATGAGAGGGGTTTTGTGTAACTCATTGCTGTCCTCATCCGTGCTGGCGTTGCTGTCTTTATCCGTACGGCTCACAAGTTCGCCTACGGCTATAGCTCCTTCGTCCAACGGCTGAAGCGAGTACCAGATCTCTGCTGTCCTCATTCGTAAGCAGCTTCGCTGCAACGACTGAGGCAGGAGTACACTTCCTCCATGCGTTAGCCGTTATGCGAGGAACGGGCATTACGGATAAAGACAGCAGCGCTGAAAGGCTCGTTCTCCTTGATATAACACAAAAATCCATCTCATGACGAGACCCTCCAGGCCGGGCCGGACGACAGCTCCAAACCTCTGCTTGACACGAGAGAGAAAACACATAATCGTTGCCCACGCAACGATTTTTATGAACAGGAGATATGAGATGCTTGATCGCCGCATCCGCCGCAAGCAAACGGCGGGCGTATCCAACGTGGGGGCCGGTGGGGCGTTGCGGGAGATTTGCAATCGCAACTTCAATGTGGTGACGCTGATCAACCTTCTGGTCATGACGGCCTACTACCTGATCTTCGTCACCAGCACCTCCTATGCCAGAGAGGCTTATCTGGCAAGCCTGAGCACGGCTGGTTTCACCGCGGGCATTATGGTCATCGGCTGCCTGGCAGGGCGTTTCGTCACCGGCAATCTGCTTTCGTTTTTCGGTTGCCGCGCCGTTCTTCTCGCCGGGATCGTGCTGTACACGGCCAGCATCGCGGGTTTTTTCCTGGTGGATTCCTTGCCCTGGCTGTTCGTGCAACGCCTCTGGGCGGGCGTCGGCGTCGGCGTCATCGGCACGGCCACGGGAACCATTGTGGCCTATGTGATCCCGCAGCGGCATCACGGGCTCGGCGTGAGCCTGTTCAGCATGAGCACGGCTCTGGCCCTGGCCCTGGGGCCGTTTCTCGGCATCAGCCTGAGCAACCACATAAGTTATGCGGCGCTGATGCGGATCAATGTGGGCATTGCCCTGGTCTGCCTGCTCATCTTTTTCGGGCTGGCGGCCCTGCCTTTCATGCGTCACCGACATCGCTCGCTCTTCAGCCTCAACAGTTACATTGACCCGCGTGTGGTGCGTTTTTCCCTGGTGGCACTGGTGGTCTGCTTGAGCTACGGCTGCGTGCAGGCCTTCATGACCTCCTTTGCCGCCGTGCGCTCCCTTTCCGGCCCGGCGAGTCTCTTCTTTCTGCTGTATGCCGTGGCGGCCCTGGCTACCCGCCCGCTGACGGGCCGCCTGTTCGATACCCGCGGCGAGAACGTCATTTTTTATCCCATTCTGCTGTTGACCGCGCTCTCCCTGATCATGCTGGCCCGCGCGCACAGCAGCTGGATGCTGCTGCTCTCCGGCCTGGTGCTCGGCATGGGCTTCGGCAACTTCCAGTCCGTGGGGCAGGCCGTATCGCTTTCGCTGGTGTCGCGTTCGCGTTTTGCCCAGGCCACCACAACTTTCTTCATATTTTTTGACCTGGGCATCGGCCTGGGGCCCTATATTTTCGGTTTTCTCGTCCCCACTCTGGGCTATGACGGCATGTATCAGTCCCTGGCCTTCACCGTGCTTGCCGGGCTGGGCCTTTACTATGTTTTGCACGGGAGGCTCGCGGGCGGCGGGGCCTGAACGTCATCCCGAACGGCACTCCCCGGAATCCTGTGGGACCTGTTGGCACTATCCCTTTTTGCCCGCTCGCTACGTGCGGCAGCCGTTGTCCGAAGGACTTACGGGTGGCGACAGCAATGATAGCCTGAAGGCGGCGTCAATGCTGAAAGTGCCAATTCTCAACGTTAATCTGTTCTGAGAACGTGGATACGCCGAAAAAAGCAAAGCCCTTCCGAGCATTCGGAAGGGCTTTGCTTTGGTGCTGTAAACGGAAAAACGAGTTTACTGATCCACCCGCACGTCCAGGGTGTTGCCGTCTTTGGCAAGCACAAAGCGGGTATTTTGGGGCTTTGCCTTGAGGTCGATGACCACACGGGTCTTGTCCGCCATTTTGCCGATGCGCACATTGCTCACCAGGGGATTCTTGGGCACGCCCGGAGCCTTGATCTGCCACTGGCCGTCCAGGTCCACCACCACGCGGTCGGGATTGGTCAGATTCATGCTCTTGTAGCGGAGAGGCGCGTTGCCCTCCAGGCGCACCGTGGCTCCCTTGTCCCGCGCGAAGACCACAAAGCGGCTGATGTTGCGCTCACGCGGCGCGGCGGCTTTTTCCGCCCTGGGCTTTTCGGTCTTTGCCTTTTCGGCTTTGGGCTTGTCCGTCTGAGCCGGGCGTTCTTCTTTTTGGGTTTCGGCGCGGGCCGGGGCGCTGCTTTCCGTTTTGGCGCTTTGGGCCGTGCGCTCCATCGCCGGAGGCGTGCTCATATTCTCACGTGTGGCGGCCTGCGGGCCGGGGGCCACGGGCGCGGCCTGGGGCATCTGGGCCCGTTCGCTGACATCTTCCACCACGGGCGCGGCCTCGGCGGCGTCGTCCCTGGGCAGGGGCGGCAATTTGGGTTCTTCGCGGGCCGCTTCCTGCGGTGCGGCGGGCGCGGTAAAACCGTTCCGGGCGGCATCCGTCGACAGGGGAGGCAGACCGGCGCCGCTGTCCGGCGCGGCCGGTTCGCCGGCTTCCGCCGTGGGGGCCGGAACAGGTTCGGATTTGCGGCCCAGGCGTTCATTGAGCATGATCAGCGCCATGCCCAAGATGCAGACCGCCAGAAGAAGACTGAGAATGACTTTGTTCATGCCGTATGGCTCCTGCCGAAAGGCGAGTTGCTCGCTCGGGCTCAGCGTAGCCGCCGGGGGCGGTTTTTGCCGGGCCGAAGCTGTTTTTCCTTGCTGATATGGGCCAGCATCCTGGGGTAGACTGCTTCGCGGGCGTCCAGGCGCATGGCCGTGCGGACGTGTTCAGCGGCTTCGTCGTATGCGCCCATGGCGCAGAGGATGCGGGCCAGGTTGAAATGGGCGTGGTCGTCCTCCGGAGAGAGTTCCAGAACCCGTTTGCCGAAACGCAGGGCCAGATCCGGCATGGCGTTTTTGCGCAGTTTCGCGCCGAAATCGCGGAACATATGCTTGTGGGCGGATGAGATATTCTCCGTGGTGGACGCCAGTTGTTCCAGGGCGGTAATGGCGGCCTGCCGTTCGCGCGGGCGCTTCAGGCGCAGCAGAGCCTTGCGGAAACTCTCCCGCAGAGTGATTTCCACCTGTTTGGTCCGGCGCGCCGTGTCCAAATGCCGCAGCAGCTCGTCGTCCAGTTCCGGCGCATCCGCAACCGGAGCGGGCGCGACGGCGCGCGCGTCCGGAAGGTCCGCCAGGGCGCGGACGTCCAGCATGGTCATGGGCATGGCCAGGATGGAGGGCTCGGACCGGAACTGCGCGGCAAACTGGGCGGCGCTGACGCGTCGCGCCTCCGCCTTGGGCTGGAAGGCATTGTCCAGTTGTTGCACCGCGTAGCCT is a genomic window containing:
- a CDS encoding S41 family peptidase; translation: MRVFVRSCILALLLALCGLTAAQAASAPEAKKEPAKEAPSKFEALKRFSQVLDLVERYYVKDVTQNDLINGAVKGLLQGLDPHSTFMNAEEYKEMQETTSGEFYGVGIEISMENGQVVVVTPIEDTPAFRAGLQSGDVILSINGQATQELSLQEVVSRIRGAKGTEVELAILHSDAKTPQTVRIVRDAIPLISVKSKKLEDGYYWVRLTRFSERTTEELKDALKDAAKESKATGGLKGIVLDLRNNPGGLLDQAVSVSDTFLDKGVIVSIKGRRDSTDRVYEAKKQADDVRVPMVVLVNAGSASASEIVAGALRDQKRALILGERSFGKGSVQNIIPLSDGSGLKLTVALYYTPNGSSIQAEGIVPDLEVVFEPPRTDDKDNPRFLLREQDLNRHLENGKDKKGGQSKVKKDEGKEQLARDNQLRMALQVVKSLPKMREIRN
- a CDS encoding divergent polysaccharide deacetylase family protein codes for the protein MQNKGTDTGPLTGPHGSGGGLRASTRLGLGGLAWLLCSLAFSLWLGNGSMSPGNFSGSAGRALSLQQTGGGRDATEEPEARAERMILARLDALVIQTLPLALPLARWQREEGLPVEDEGAAARAYRVTGSCAPLRLGVALLEKLRSAADPDFPHLSAVDPERFRPRLAWTDQGALEIRLNGRPTHRFHFPGKERALADLARPLPQAALILVIDDLGQSLEPAEDLAALPFPVALAVWPHAPRAGATADLAGQMGLDCLVHLPMEPQPRADGFRPRPGPGALFADMSQHALASVLEPDLAALPTALGLNNHMGSRFTGSAAACRLLSAQLAGRGFFVLDSLTQPHSRLAEEARAAGLVSVARAVFLDTRRDVSAVLAALDAAAAKARSAGFAVAIGHPYAETLSALRRWQDKAGVAVVPLRRLVWYLAQLQARDGARGGKR
- the ndk gene encoding nucleoside-diphosphate kinase; the protein is MLQTTLAIIKPDAVARGLAGEILAAVEAEGLRPVALKMLRLSKAQAQGFYAVHKERPFFDSLMDYMSSGPVVCAALRGEDAVARYRALMGATNPTQAEPGTLRRKYGQNLEANAVHGSDCPENAAVELAYFFNALEMTE
- the proC gene encoding pyrroline-5-carboxylate reductase gives rise to the protein MSRTIGCIGCGNMGGAILAGFADRLGDKGYSFCGYNRTPERMRPLADKGVRVMPDVLETARKSDVLLLAVKPYQVAAVLEEMRPALDGGKVLVSVAAGVSLKSLREAVGGQCPVVRCMPNTPALVGEGVFALCFEDPALDREGKLELLELFGVLGLCLEMPEARFTAFSALIGAGPAYVFEMMQGLVQAGVTLGFQHKEAKRMVAALFVGSARMAEQSPAPLMQLRDEVCSPGGLTIAGVNHLDRVGLLGQLVDAVLAADARGREMES
- a CDS encoding MarR family winged helix-turn-helix transcriptional regulator, translating into MELTCKWITLANRYYYMYLAKALAPYGINTSQYLFIAVLCREPGITQDKLPERIGINKSNVTRVLAQLEEAGFIRRESNPQDKRTTTVHPTQRAYEAYPHIMKVVAEWDAATTSMFSEEEKQTLQALLRRLAQSAREYRGQGEARTGGEVEEG
- a CDS encoding MFS transporter → MLDRRIRRKQTAGVSNVGAGGALREICNRNFNVVTLINLLVMTAYYLIFVTSTSYAREAYLASLSTAGFTAGIMVIGCLAGRFVTGNLLSFFGCRAVLLAGIVLYTASIAGFFLVDSLPWLFVQRLWAGVGVGVIGTATGTIVAYVIPQRHHGLGVSLFSMSTALALALGPFLGISLSNHISYAALMRINVGIALVCLLIFFGLAALPFMRHRHRSLFSLNSYIDPRVVRFSLVALVVCLSYGCVQAFMTSFAAVRSLSGPASLFFLLYAVAALATRPLTGRLFDTRGENVIFYPILLLTALSLIMLARAHSSWMLLLSGLVLGMGFGNFQSVGQAVSLSLVSRSRFAQATTTFFIFFDLGIGLGPYIFGFLVPTLGYDGMYQSLAFTVLAGLGLYYVLHGRLAGGGA
- a CDS encoding AMIN domain-containing protein: MNKVILSLLLAVCILGMALIMLNERLGRKSEPVPAPTAEAGEPAAPDSGAGLPPLSTDAARNGFTAPAAPQEAAREEPKLPPLPRDDAAEAAPVVEDVSERAQMPQAAPVAPGPQAATRENMSTPPAMERTAQSAKTESSAPARAETQKEERPAQTDKPKAEKAKTEKPRAEKAAAPRERNISRFVVFARDKGATVRLEGNAPLRYKSMNLTNPDRVVVDLDGQWQIKAPGVPKNPLVSNVRIGKMADKTRVVIDLKAKPQNTRFVLAKDGNTLDVRVDQ
- a CDS encoding tetratricopeptide repeat protein; the protein is MRPPKYLGVYSQPLAKADGTRKTLFFAWDLAEQGYAVQQLDNAFQPKAEARRVSAAQFAAQFRSEPSILAMPMTMLDVRALADLPDARAVAPAPVADAPELDDELLRHLDTARRTKQVEITLRESFRKALLRLKRPRERQAAITALEQLASTTENISSAHKHMFRDFGAKLRKNAMPDLALRFGKRVLELSPEDDHAHFNLARILCAMGAYDEAAEHVRTAMRLDAREAVYPRMLAHISKEKQLRPGKNRPRRLR